The nucleotide window GTATGAGGATTTCATGACCAGCGTTGTCACGTTCGAACAGATGCTGGTGAAATCAGGCATACAGATCATCAAATATTATCTGGATATTACAAAAGCAGAGCAGAAGAAACGGCTGGAAGAGAGGCACACAGATCCGCTTAAACAATGGAAAGTCAGTCCGATCGATGAAGTTGCCCTGAAACACTGGCATGATTACAGCGCCGCCCGCAACGAAATGTTTGAGCGCACCCATAACCCGATCACCCCCTGGCATGTGGTCCGGGCTGACAGCAAGAAAGACGCCCGGCTCAATGTCATCCGTCACCTGATCGCCCATGTGGAATGCCCGGACCGCGATCTTGACATCGCCAAACCGGACCATGAGGTGGTATCCCCCTATCATGCCGACCAGCTTGTCAGCGGCCGGATTGCGGAATAGGGAGCCTAGATCGTAAAGGTGACATCCTGATCGACCAGCAGGGTCGCGCCGCCGGAGGTATAAGTGTCATATGTAACACCATCATAGAGTTGATCCGCCCCCTGCACCCAGCCCTCACCAGTGGAAATGAACGTATCTTGGGCATCGCCCTGCAAGACAAGAACATTGTCCGCATCGGTTACATCAAGGATATCCTGAACGGTGAAGGTTATGTCACTCTCCTCGGCAGCAATTATCCGGAGGATCTCGATATTGACTATATCCAACACTGAAAGATCCAGGTCATTTATAGCGCCCGATGACCTCACGTATATTTTGTCTTCCCCCGTCCCACCATCAAAGCTATCGCCGAGATCGTCATAGTTCAAATTTACATCATAATATGTCATAGACAAGGCGTCGTTCCCGTCCCCGCCGTCAAGAATGTCTGTCCCTTTTCCGCCAACCAGATAGTCATCATCAATACCGCCAACCAGAACATCGTTTCCGTCATCTCCATACAATGAATCTTTACCGTCTCCACCATCTATGGTGTCATTGCCGCTTCCAGTTTCTATGGTGTCGTCCCCTGCTTTACAAACCACCGTAAGATTATCATCGACAAAAAACCGGCTCATAATTGCATCTGAATCATTGATCGCAGTGTAAGTATTAACCGGTCCCTCGATGAAATCCGGCTCGGCAAGGAACTCCCCGGTCCGGACCATGGAGGTGCTGATCAAGACTGTCGCTGTGCCGTTTGTGAACACATAGAAATCCGCAAAATAGGACCCAACAGAGTGAAATATCTCGTGATGATCTGTCCCAGTAGCCGTCCACCCGGCAGAGGAGGAGGATATAGTTTGTCCAGTTCCCTGTAATATCATCTGGTTATTAATATCAGTGAGATCAAGAACATCCTGCTGACCTGCCCAACATTTTGTTCAATTTCTTTTGTAAATGATCAGGCAATCCCGCGTCTTGCTCTGATTGATCTATTCCCTGTAACTGCTCCAATCTGTCCCGTAATATCTCCAGCTTCACATCATGTTTTTTCTTATGCTCCCGCCCCGCCCCAAAATGTAAATAAACTTCCCGCACATGCCGTGATGTACTGTTAAACATACGGGGAATGCCTTCCTCACAGAGAGTTGGTTCATATCCCGCATCAAAGCGCACCGCCCTGTCCAAGTACATCCCCAATGATAGATCCCCATCTAGTATTTCTTCCAAGTGTTCCCGCGCCCGCTCGTACTCAGACTCTGCCCGTCGTACGTTTTTAGGTTTTAAACTGCGCCTGTAATCGCGCATGGCCTTATCGCCAGCAGCAACCATTTTGACATAACGTTTAAATGCATCAGGGGTGCCAGAAAGTGATGCGTTATTACTTTGCGCCTCATGCCACCGTCTCTCATAGTCTTCATATAGACCAATGGCCCTCAATTCCCGTGTCCCAACATCCCCGCCATTTTCAAGATTAGTGATGTTGACGTGCTCCCCCGTCAATCGTCTCCCCGGCAACTACTTCACTCACCGTTCGCCCGTTGAGCTCCGTCAGCGTGACCAGTGCAGAGATATCCACACCGGATCCGCCCGGGTTTGTGATGGAGGAAGAGGTATATTGATCTGCAGCCGTCGTGCCCAGCACCACAATCACATCGTCGCCGTCGCCGGCAGAAACCGTATCCATTCCCTCCCCGGCCCGGATCAGATCGTTGCCCGACCCGGTTGTAATGGTGTCGTCCCCGCCCTTGCCGATCACCGTCAGGTCGGCCGTGGCCGATCCTTCGTCCAGGGTGCGGTCGCTGTCATCAAGGGCGGTAAATGTATTGGTCGGGTTCTCGGTAAAGTCGGGATCCGGTGTCACGGGTGTTGTCGGTGAGGTGGGGGCCGGTGTACTGCCGCCACCGCCGCCGCAGGCGGCCAGGGGAAGGAGGCCGAGACTGATAAGGCCATATCGCACGGGATCAGCAACTTTTTCCCGCCGGGATCGGCCATTGGCAGACCCCTTGTTAGCTGACAGAATATCTTTTGAAAACGGCGTCCGGACGCCTTTGCGCGACAGCATGCGTTATCCCCCAAGAATTAGAATCCCTGAAAGATTACCCTGTGCACACTCCCGTTTCAATATCTACCCGTAAAAATTGAATAAAATTTTACCTGACCTTGTTACAATTCCCTATGATCAGAACCGGATTAACCTGCAACCGTGTTTTCCATATAGGCTCTGAGAAAGTCTTCCACTTCGTCCAGCGCCGCGGGAAATCTCTCGATCAGGTCACCGTAAGCCAGCTCCTGCCCCCTGCGGGCATTAAGCTCAATCTCTTCCGCGATGGACGCGACTGCGTCCGCCCCGATCTGCTTGCTGGTCGACTTGAACGGATGGGCAATGTCCGCCATCGCCTTCAGGTCATTCTGCTGCAAAGCCTCGCGCAGCTGAACAATATAGCCTCTTCCGTCAGCCATATACTTCTCCAGAACCATTCCGAACTGGTCTTCCAGAAAAAATTGAAGCTGTTCAAGGGACTTTTCATTTACCGCTGTCATATCCCGCTCTCCCTTTTGTTCCATCATACTATGGTTTAGCCTGACCTGCCCGAACAATAGCCAACCTGGCGATCATTACTCAGGTTCGTCTGCAGCGCAGGTTTCAGATTTTCCCGGCATCACCAGACACCATTCACGCGTCGGACACAAGATAGCGCCATTTAATTAACGTTTTACTTATATAAAACTCCGAACAGATACCGGCTTTCCAGGTACGAAAAAACAGCCAAAACTCCGACATGATTAATATTTTATTAAATCCACATCCTATATCCTCCTTTCAGGGATAATCTACAACGGCGTTTACCAGAGGCAGGCCGGGAGTATTTCCCGTTTAAAACAAGTTTTACAGGTCAGTGGAGGGATCTACAAAGTGACGCATACTTCCGACAATACAGAAGCCTTCCGGGCAGTGGCGGTCGAGGCAGGGGGCCTTGGCATCGAAATAGCGGACATTTCCGGCATCGTCGACCAGGTCAGCAATATGGTCAGCGAACAAGCCAAAGCTTTCCAGAACCTGCAGGAAAAAGCCAGGGAAATATCCGGTAACAACAATAACATCTGCGAAATTTCCAAAAACACCCGAAGCCGCGTCCAGAACACGCGAGAGAATATGTCCCAGTCCAGCGCAGTGGTGGAAGGTACCCTCGGGGATATTCACAACCTTATCTCTTCCGTCGGTGATTTTTCCGACCAGTTGAATGACCTGCAGAGCGCCCTTGATGAAGTCAGCGCCGTTGCCTCCACTATTAATGACATCGCCAGCCAGACCAACCTGCTGGCCCTGAACGCGACCATCGAGGCAGCCCGGGCGGGTGAAGCCGGGCGCGGATTTTCCGTCGTCGCCAATGAAGTCAAGGCGCTGTCGAACCAGACATCCGAAGCCACCGCCAAGATCGGCTCCACCGTGTCGCTGCTGGCGGACAAGATCTCCACATTGATCAATTCGGTAAGTGTCAGCACCAAAAACGCCGAAACCGTGCATGAAAGCACCAGCAATTTCTCCCAGATGGTGACAGACATGGACAATGTACTGACGGATATGGATCAGGAAGCGCAGTCCATCGAGGAAGCCGCAAAAGTCAGCGACGGTAGCTGCGTACAGTTCATCGGCACCCTGGAAAATATGGAAAAAGACGTCGATAAGGCCGACAAAAACCTGGCCGATGCGCGCGACAGGACAGTCCAGCTTATTTCCTCTGCGGAAAAACTTGTTCAGCTGACCGCCGATTCCGGCATAGAGACGGTTGATACGCCCATCATCCAGAAAGTGCGGGAGGTCGCCGGCACCATTTCGCAGGCTTTTGAAGAGGCCATCCAGGCCGGCCGCATCAGCGAACGCGACCTGTTTGATTTCACCTATACCCCCGTCGACGGCACCAATCCGGAACAGGTTATGGCGAAATTCACCGAGCTGACGGACCGCATTTTACCGGATATCCAGGATCCGGTCCTCGACTTTGACAACAGGATCATCATCTGCGGCACCTTTGACCGCAACGGCTACCTGCCGACCCACAACCGGCAGTACAACCAGCCGCAGCGCCCTGACGACCCGGACTGGAACAAAGCGAACTCCCGCAACCGGATTATTTACAAAGACCGCAATGCCCAGCGGGCCGTACAAAGCACGGACCCTTTCCTGCTGCAGGCCTATCGCCGGGATATGGGGGACGGTAGCTTTACCCTGCTCAAGGATGCTTCCGCGCCGATCTCCGTCAACGGCCAACACTGGGGTGCGGTCAGGATCGCCTATAAGGCCTAGCTGGACGTTCCGCCCCGGGACAGGAAACAATATACCTTGTCGACTCCTGCTGCTTTTCCCTGTAAAAGCCTGAGCATGTCACAATATTATACAAGGCTGGATAGGCTCTGATGGCGGAAATCGGAAAAACACAATCGCTGGAAATTGTCAAACATGTGGACTTCGGGGTCTACCTGGACGGCGACATGGAGGAGGAAATCCTCCTGCCGCAGCGCTATCTGCCGGAAAATGAAGAAGACTGGGAAGTCGGCAAACTCATTGATGTTTTCGTCTATCTGGATTCAGAGGACCGTCCCATTGCCACCACGGAAACCCCGCTGGCGGAAGTGGGCGACTGCGCCTGCCTGACGGTGATCAACCGGACCAAGTTCGGGGCTTTCCTGGACTGGGGACTGTCCAAGGACCTTCTGGTCCCGTTCAAGGAACAGCGCGTGCCCATGGAACCGGGACGGTCCTATGTGGTTTATCTCTATCTGGACAATACCGGACGCATCGCCGCCACCTCGCGCCTGAGCCGGCATCTCAGCGAACAGAATGAAGATGAATTCAAGGTTCGCCAGAAGGTGGACCTGCTGGTCGCCACCCGCAGCGAAATGGGCTACAAGGTCGTTATCAACGGCACGCACCTCGGCCTGATCCATAATGATGATGTCACCCGGCTGCTCCAGATCGGCGACCGGCTGACCGGTTTCGTCAAGGAACCGCGCCCGGACGGCCGCATCAACATC belongs to Emcibacter sp. and includes:
- a CDS encoding methyl-accepting chemotaxis protein, translating into MTHTSDNTEAFRAVAVEAGGLGIEIADISGIVDQVSNMVSEQAKAFQNLQEKAREISGNNNNICEISKNTRSRVQNTRENMSQSSAVVEGTLGDIHNLISSVGDFSDQLNDLQSALDEVSAVASTINDIASQTNLLALNATIEAARAGEAGRGFSVVANEVKALSNQTSEATAKIGSTVSLLADKISTLINSVSVSTKNAETVHESTSNFSQMVTDMDNVLTDMDQEAQSIEEAAKVSDGSCVQFIGTLENMEKDVDKADKNLADARDRTVQLISSAEKLVQLTADSGIETVDTPIIQKVREVAGTISQAFEEAIQAGRISERDLFDFTYTPVDGTNPEQVMAKFTELTDRILPDIQDPVLDFDNRIIICGTFDRNGYLPTHNRQYNQPQRPDDPDWNKANSRNRIIYKDRNAQRAVQSTDPFLLQAYRRDMGDGSFTLLKDASAPISVNGQHWGAVRIAYKA
- a CDS encoding S1 RNA-binding domain-containing protein, encoding MAEIGKTQSLEIVKHVDFGVYLDGDMEEEILLPQRYLPENEEDWEVGKLIDVFVYLDSEDRPIATTETPLAEVGDCACLTVINRTKFGAFLDWGLSKDLLVPFKEQRVPMEPGRSYVVYLYLDNTGRIAATSRLSRHLSEQNEDEFKVRQKVDLLVATRSEMGYKVVINGTHLGLIHNDDVTRLLQIGDRLTGFVKEPRPDGRINITLQRPANELRHELADQIMDYLQENDGRCNLTDKSDPEAIRAIFRTSKSTFKKALGKLYKDKKIILETDCIRLAGK
- a CDS encoding Hpt domain-containing protein gives rise to the protein MTAVNEKSLEQLQFFLEDQFGMVLEKYMADGRGYIVQLREALQQNDLKAMADIAHPFKSTSKQIGADAVASIAEEIELNARRGQELAYGDLIERFPAALDEVEDFLRAYMENTVAG
- the ppk2 gene encoding polyphosphate kinase 2, translated to MDKNHQDYKKILRNLQIELVKLQRHIIKYDHKILVIFEGRDAAGKDGTIKRIVQHLSPRETRVVALGKPTERDRSSWYFQRFVSHLPAGQEMVLMNRSWYNRAGVERVMGFCTDQEYEDFMTSVVTFEQMLVKSGIQIIKYYLDITKAEQKKRLEERHTDPLKQWKVSPIDEVALKHWHDYSAARNEMFERTHNPITPWHVVRADSKKDARLNVIRHLIAHVECPDRDLDIAKPDHEVVSPYHADQLVSGRIAE